Proteins found in one Scomber scombrus chromosome 15, fScoSco1.1, whole genome shotgun sequence genomic segment:
- the htr1ab gene encoding 5-hydroxytryptamine (serotonin) receptor 1A b produces MEDVNNTTAWFQYDNLTSKPKDEEVKLSYQVVISFMLGALILCAIFGNACVVAAIALERSLQNVANYLIGSLAVTDLMVSVLVLPMAALYQVLDRWTLGQVTCDIFISLDVLCCTSSILHLCAIALDRYWAITEPIEYMKKRTPRRAAVLISVTWLVGFSISVPPMLIFRSSSQEENMANPKECKIREDPWYTIYSTFGAFYIPLTLMLVLYGRIFKAARFRIRRTVRKTEKKKVSDSCLALSPALFHKKTAGDAQGKSWKRSVEPRPLPSINGAVKHAEDGESLEIIEVHSNSKGNLPLPNTPSPVPLFENRHEKATEAKKKIALARERKAVKTLGIIMGTFILCWLPFFIVALVMPFCKELCHMPPWLKDVINWLGYSNSLLNPIIYAYFNKDFQNAFKKIIKCHFCRP; encoded by the coding sequence ATGGAGGACGTAAACAACACGACTGCCTGGTTTCAGTATGACAACCTAACGTCCAAACCTAAAGACGAAGAGGTGAAGCTGAGTTACCAAGTGGTCATATCTTTCATGCTTGGCGCACTCATCCTGTGCGCAATATTTGGGAACGCTTGTGTGGTTGCAGCGATCGCCTTGGAGCGGTCTCTGCAGAATGTGGCTAATTACTTGATCGGTTCCCTGGCTGTCACAGACCTGATGGTGTCGGTGCTGGTGCTGCCCATGGCGGCGCTTTACCAGGTCTTAGACCGGTGGACTCTCGGGCAGGTTACGTGTGACATCTTCATCTCCCTGGATGTGTTATGCTGCACGTCGTCCATCCTGCACCTGTGCGCCATCGCTCTGGACAGATACTGGGCCATAACCGAGCCCATAGAGTACATGAAAAAGAGGACGCCAAGGAGGGCAGCGGTTCTGATCAGTGTCACTTGGCTTGTCGGGTTCTCCATCTCAGTGCCACCTATGCTGATCTTTCGCTCCAGCAGCCAGGAGGAGAACATGGCAAACCCTAAGGAGTGTAAGATCAGGGAAGACCCTTGGTACACAATATACTCCACTTTCGGGGCTTTTTACATCCCGCTGACACTGATGCTCGTTTTATACGGGCGGATATTCAAAGCTGCAAGATTTCGGATCAGGAGGACTGTGcgtaaaacagagaaaaagaaagtgtcaGACTCTTGCTTGGCGTTATCTCCCGCCCTGTTCCACAAAAAGACGGCCGGAGACGCGCAGGGCAAGAGCTGGAAACGGAGCGTGGAGCCGCGGCCGCTGCCGAGTATCAACGGCGCAGTGAAACACGCGGAGGACGGCGAGTCTCTGGAGATCATCGAAGTTCACAGCAACTCCAAAGGCAACCTGCCGCTGCCCAACACCCCGAGCCCTGTACCGCTGTTTGAGAATAGGCACGAGAAGGCGACCGAGGCCAAGAAGAAGATCGCGCTGGCACGGGAGCGTAAAGCGGTAAAGACTCTGGGCATCATCATGGGTACCTTCATCCTCTGCTGGCTGCCTTTCTTCATAGTCGCCCTGGTCATGCCTTTTTGCAAGGAATTGTGCCACATGCCCCCCTGGCTGAAGGATGTCATAAACTGGCTGGGGTACTCCAACTCCCTGCTCAACCCCATCATTTACGCGTACTTCAACAAAGACTTTCAGAACgcttttaagaaaataatcaagtGTCATTTCTGCAGACCGTGA